The Penaeus monodon isolate SGIC_2016 chromosome 24, NSTDA_Pmon_1, whole genome shotgun sequence DNA segment NNNNNNNNNNNNNNNNNNNNNNNNNNNNNNNNNNNNNNNNNNNNNNNNNNNNNNNNNNNNNNNNNNNNNNNNNNNNNNNNNNNNNNNNNNNNNNNNNNNNNNNNNNNNNNNNNNNNNNNNNNNNNNNNNNNNNNNNNNNNNNNNNNNNNNNNNNNNNNNNNNNNNNNNNNNNNNNNNNNNNNNNNNNNNNNNNNNNNNNNNNNNNNNNNNNNNNNNNNNNNNNNNNNNNNNNNNNNNNNNNNNNNNNNNNNNNNNNNNNNNNNNNNNNNNNNNNNNNNNNNNNNNNNNNNNNNNNNNNNNNNNNNNNNNNNNNNNNNNNNNNNNNNNNNNNNNNNNNNNNNNNNNNNNNNNNNNNNNNNNNNNNNNNNNNNNNNNNNNNNNNNNNNNNNNNNNNNNNNNNNNNNNNNNNNNNNNNNNNNNNNNNNNNNNNNNNNNNNNNNNNNNNNNNNNNNNNNNNNNNNNNNNNNNNNNNNNNNNNNNNNNNNNNNNNNNNNNNNNNNNNNNNNNNNNNNNNNNNNNNNNNNNNNNNNNNNNNNNNNNNNNNNNNNNNNNNNNNNNNNNNNNNNNNNNNNNNNNNNNNNNNNNNNNNNNNNNNNNNNNNNNNNNNNNNNNNNNNNNNNNNNNNNNNNNNNNNNNNNNNNNNNNNNNNNNNNNNNCCAGAGCCAATGGCCATCCACCCCAGCTATTGGGTTAAATGTGAAGCCCCCACGCNNNNNNNNNNNNNNNNNNNNNNNNNNNNNNNNNNNNNNNNNNNNNNNNNNNNNNNNNNNNNNNNNNNNNNNNNNNNNNNNNNNNNNNNNNNNNNNNNNNNNNNNNNNNNNNNNNttcatgataatgttaacagaTACAGAACCAGATAACGGCGTTAACGGGACCATCAGTCAAGCAGATAGTGTCGCGCCCGGTAAGAGACTTTCAGAGGTATCACAGAACATCATCATGAGAAATCCTCTGAAGAATACCGAACTTAACACTGCAACATGGAATGTTAGAACAATGACCACACATGGAAGTGTAGAACAAATTGTAAAAGAAGCCGAACGTTTGAAAATTGATGTGTTGGGGCTAGCAGAAGCTCACTGGATAGGCAATGGAAAAGAAGTCACAGAAGAAGGATGGGAGATATATTACTCTGGAGGACAGAAAAGATATGCAGGAGCTGGACTGCTAATAAGACCTGGAATAAAGGAAGCAGTCACAGAAGTAAGACCAGTTAATGACCGGGTCATCCTGGCAAGACTAGACACAAAACCCAGACCAATGAATATTATACAGGTGTAACTACCAACCAGTAAAAGACGTGTATACAAAGATTCAGAAAGAGATTGATGAGAtaccaaagagagaaagattagtaataatgggagatttcaaCACCAAGATTGGAAGTAATAAAGATCATGTAGCATGTGGAAACTTTGGTTTAGGAGAAACTAAAGAAAGGGGCGAAATGATACTAGACTGGATGGAAAACAATAACCTGATAGCTATGGACACATGCTTCCGGCACAGATTGAAAGAGAAAGTCACGTGGGTATCGCCAGATGGCAGATATATGAACATGATCGACTTTATCATAattagaagaatagagagagtagAGGTTAGAGACTGTAGATCACTAGTGAGTGCTGACTGTGACTCGGACCATCATATGGTATGGATAGTAATGAAGGGAAAGGCTTGGAAACCAATAGACAGAAAAAGGACCCGAAAAGAGATTTACATGTTCTCAACGAGACGCATACCATAAAAAATGTTTGAAGAGAAACTGAAGTCGAAGTTAGAAGGAGACCAGACATGGACAGCACTAAAACAAGGATTAATGGAGACCATCGAAGAAGNNNNNNNNNNNNNNNNNNNNNNNNNNNNNNNNNNNNNNNNNNNNNNNNNNNNNNNNNNNNNNNNNNNNNNNNNNNNNNNNNNNNNNNNNNNNNNNNNNNNNNNNNNNNNNNNNNNNNNNNNNNCGAAGAAGTATGCCCTAAGAAATCCCCAGCTACCAAACCATGGATTGCCAACGAATGCTGGAGACTTATCCAGaaacgcaaaaaagaaagaaaaagaacccaAATGGAGAAAGCCACCGAACAGCAGCTGAGAGGGCAAAGAAGGCCTTGAGGATAGCTAAGAAGAAATGGTTTACTGACTTgctaaaagaagaaacagaagaggcacAGGGACGAGGGGACNNNNNNNNNNNNNNNNNNNNNNNNNNNNNNNNNNNNNNNNNNNNNNNNNNNNNNNNNNNNNNNNNNNNNNNNNNNNNNNNNNNNNNNNNNNNNNNNNNNNAGAAGACATTAAGAAACGATGGAAGAACTACTGCTCCGAACTTTTTGNNNNNNNNNNNNNNNNNNNNNNNNNNNNNNNNNNNNNNNNNNNNNNNNNNNNNNNNNNNNNNNNNNNNNNNNNNNNNNNNNNNNNNNNNNNNNNNNNNNNNNNNNNNNNNNNNNNNNNTACCAGCGGAAAACCTGAAAGCAGGAGGAAAAACAGTTATAAAGGCTATGAAGAAAATCATTGATGACATCTGGAGGACAGGAAAATGGCCAGCCGAATGGGTAATTTCAGAATTGGTGCTCCTGCCCAAGNNNNNNNNNNNNNNNNNNNNNNNNNNNNNNNNNNNNNNNNNNNNNNNNNNNNNNNNNNNNNNNNNNNNNNNNNNNNNNNNTAGGCAAAGGCTGCAATACTACCTCGCACCAGAGATTGCAGAGGAACAGTTTGGATTCACGCCATTCTAGCTGTCCGAAACATCATTCAAAAGGTTGTTAACAAGCAAGAAGAGGATcaagtttggtttttgtttattgattacacCAAGACGTTTGATTACACCAAGACGTTTGATGCNNNNNNNNNNNNNNNNNNNNNNNNNNNNNNNNNNNNNNNNNNNNNNNNNNNNNNNNNNNNNNNNNNNNNNNNNNNNNNNNNNNNNNNNNNNNNNNNNNNNNNNNNNNNNNNNNNNNNNNNNNNNNNNNNNNNNNNNNNNNNNNNNNNNNNNNNNNNNNNNNNNNNNNNNNNNNNNNNNNNNNNNNNNNNNNNNNNNNNNNNNNNNNNNNNNNNNNNNNNNNNNNNNNNNNNNNNNNNNNNNNNNNNNNNNNNNNNNNNNNNNNNNNNNNNNNNNNNNNNNNNNNNNNNNNNNNNNNNNNNNNNNNNNNNNNNNNNNNNNNNNNNNNNNNNNNNNNNNNNNNNNNNNNNNNNNNNNNNNNNNNNNNNNNNNNNNNNNNNNNNNNNNNNNNNNNNNNNNNNNNNNNNNNNNNNNNNNNNNNNNNNNNNNNNNNNNNNNNNNNNNNNNNNNNNNNNNNNNNNNNNNNNNNNNNNNNNNNNNNNNNNNNNNNNNNNNNNNNNNNNNNNNNNNNNNNNNNNNNNNNNNNNNNNNNNNNNNNNNNNNNNNNNNNNNNNNNNNNNNNNNNNNNNNNNNNNNNNNNNNNNNNNNNNNNNNNNNNNNNNNNNNNNNNNNNNNNNNNNNNNNNNNNNNNNNNNNNNNNNNNNNNNNNNNNNNNNNNNNNNNNNNNNNNNNNNNNNNNNNNNNNNNNNNNNNNNNNNNNNNNNNNNNNNNNNNNNNNNNNNNNNNNNNNNNNNNNNNNNNNNNNNNNNNNNNNNNNNNNNNNNNNNNNNNNNNNNNNNNNNNNNNNNNNNNNNNNNNNNNNNNNNNNNNNNNNNNNNNNNNNNNNNNNNNNNNNNNNNNNNNNNNNNNNNNNNNNNNNNNNNNNNNNNNNNNNNNNNNNNNNNNNNNNNNNNNNNNNNNNNNNNNNNNNNNNNNNNNNNNNNNNNNNNNNNNNNNNNNNNNNNNNNNNNNNNNNNNNNNNNNNNNNNNNNNNNNNNNNNNNNNNNNNNNNNNNNNNNNNNNNNNNNNNNNNNNNNNNNNNNNNNNNNNNNNNNNNNNNNNNNNNNNNNNNNNNNNNNNNNNNNNNNNNNNNNNNNNNNNNNNNNNNNNNNNNNNNNNNNNNNNNNNNNNNNNNNNNNNNNNNNNNNNNNNNNNNNNNNNNNNNNNNNNNNNNNNNNNNNNNNNNNNNNNNNNNNNNNNNNNNNNNNNNNNNNNNNNNNNNNNNNNNNNNNNNNNNNNNNNNNNNNNNNNNNNNNNNNNNNNNNNNNNNNNNNNNNNNNNNNNNNNNNNNNNNNNNNNNNNNNNNNNNNNNNNNNNNNNNNNNNNNNNNNNNNNNNNNNNNNNNNNNNNNNNNNNNNNNNNNNNNNNNNNNNNNNNNNNNNNNNNNNNNNNNNNNNNNNNNNNNNNNNNNNNNNNNNNNNNNNNNNNNNNNNNNNNNNNNNNNNNNNNNNNNNNNNNNNNNNNNNNNNNNNNNNNNNNNNNNNNNNNNNNNNNNNNNNNNNNNNNNNNNNNNNNNNNNNNNNNNNNNNNNNNNNNNNNNNNNNNNNNNNNNNNNNNNNNNNNNNNNNNNNNNNNNNNNNNNNNNNNNNNNNNNNNNNNNNNNNNNNNNNNNNNNNNNNNNNNNNNNNNNNNNNNNNNNNNNNNNNNNNNNNNNNNNNNNNNNNNNNNNNNNNNNNNNNNNNNNNNNNNNNNNNNNNNNNNNNNNNNNNNNNNNNNNNNNNNNNNNNNNNNNNNNNNNNNNNNNNNNNNNNNNNNNNNNNNNNNNNNNNNNNNNNNNNNNNNNNNNNNNNNNNNNNNNNNNNNNNNNNNNNNNNNNNNNNNNNNNNNNNNNNNNNNNNNNNNNNNNNNNNNNNNNNNNNNNNNNNNNNNNNNNNNNNNNNNNNNNNNNNNNNNNNNNNNNNNNNNNNNNNNNNNNNNNNNNNNNNNNNNNNNNNNNNNNNNNNNNNNNNNNNNNNNNNNNNNNNNNNNNNNNNNNNNNNNNNNNNNNNNNNNNNNNNNNNNNNNNNNNNNNNNNNNNNNNNNNNNNNNNNNNNNNNNNNNNNNNNNNNNNNNNNNNNNNNNNNNNNNNNNNNNNNNNNNNNNNNNNNNNNNNNNNNNNNNNNNNNNNNNNNNNNNNNNNNNNNNNNNNNNNNNNNNNNNNNNNNNNNNNNNNNNNNNNNNNNNNNNNNNNNNNNNNNNNNNNNNNNNNNNNNNNNNNNNNNNNNNNNNNNNNNNNNNNNNNNNNNNNNNNNNNNNNNNNNNNNNNNNNNNNNNNNNNNNNNNNNNNNNNNNNNNNNNNNNNNNNNNNNNNNNNNNNNNNNNNNNNNNNNNNNNNNNNNNNNNNNNNNNNNNNNNNNNNNNNNNNNNNNNNNNNNNNNNNNNNNNNNNNNNNNNNNNNNNNNNNNNNNNNNNNNNNNNNNNNNNNNNNNNNNNNNNNNNNNNNNNNNNNNNNNNNNNNNNNNNNNNNNNNNNNNNNNNNNNNNNNNNNNNNNNNNNNNNNNNNNNNNNNNNNNNNNNNNNNNNNNNNNNNNNNNNNNNNNNNNNNNNNNNNNNNNNNNNNNNNNNNNNNNNNNNNNNNNNNNNNNNNNNNNNNNNNNNNNNNNNNNNNNNNNNNNNNNNNNNNNNNNNNNNNNNNNNNNNNNNNNNNNNNNNNNNNNNNNNNNNNNNNNNNNNNNNNNNNNNNNNNNNNNNNNNNNNNNNNNNNNNNNNNNNNNNNNNNNNNNNNNNNNNNNNNNNNNNNNNNNNNNNNNNNNNNNNNNNNNNNNNNNNNNNNNNNNNNNNNNNNNNNNNNNNNNNNNNNNNNNNNNNNNNNNNNNNNNNNNNNNNNNNNNNNNNNNNNNNNNNNNNNNNNNNNNNNNNNNNNNNNNNNNNNNNNNNNNNNNNNNNNNNNNNNNNNNNNNNNNNNNNNNNNNNNNNNNNNNNNNNNNNNNNNNNNNNNNNNNNNNNNNNNNNNNNNNNNNNNNNNNNNNNNNNNNNNNNNNNNNNNNNNNNNNNNNNNNNNNNNNNNNNNNNNNNNNNNNNNNNNNNNNNNNNNNNNNNNNNNNNNNNNNNNNNNNNNNNNNNNNNNNNNNNNNNNNNNNNNNNNNNNNNNNNNNNNNNNNNNNNNNNNNNNNNNNNNNNNNNNNNNNNNNNNNNNNNNNNNNNNNNNNNNNNNNNNNNNNNNNNNNNNNNNNNNNNNNNNNNNNNNNNNNNNNNNNNNNNNNNNNNNNNNNNNNNNNNNNNNNNNNNNNNNNNNNNNNNNNNNNNNNNNNNNNNNNNNNNNNNNNNNNNNNNNNNNNNNNNNNNNNNNNNNNNNNNNNNNNNNNNNNNNNNNNNNNNNNNNNNNNNNNNNNNNNNNNNNNNNNNNNNNNNNNNNNNNNNNNNNNNNNNNNNNNNNNNNNNNNNNNNNNNNNNNNNNNNNNNNNNNNNNNNNNNNNNNNNNNNNNNNNNNNNNNNNNNNNNNNNNNNNNNNNNNNNNNNNNNNNNNNNNNNNNNNNNNNNNNNNNNNNNNNNNNNNNNNNNNNNNNNNNNNNNNNNNNNNNNNNNNNNNNNNNNNNNNNNNNNNNNNNNNNNNNNNNNNNNNNNNNNNNNNNNNNNNNNNNNNNNNNNNNNNNNNNNNNNNNNNNNNNNNNNNNNNNNNNNNNNNNNNNNNNNNNNNNNNNNNNNNNNNNNNNNNNNNNNNNNNNNNNNNNNNNNNNNNNNNNNNNNNNNNNNNNNNNNNNNNNNNNNNNNNNNNNNNNNNNNNNNNNNNNNNNNNNNNNNNNNNNNNNNNNNNNNNNNNNNNNNNNNNNNNNNNNNNNNNNNNNNNNNNNNNNNNNNNNNNNNNNNNNNNNNNNNNNNNNNNNNNNNNNNNNNNNNNNNNNNNNNNNNNNNNNNNNNNNNNNNNNNNNNNNNNNNNNNNNNNNNNNNNNNNNNNNNNNNNNNNNNNNNNNNNNNNNNNNNNNNNNNNNNNNNNNNNNNNNNNNNNNNNNNNNNNNNNNNNNNNNNNNNNNNNNNNNNNNNNNNNNNNNNNNNNNNNNNNNNNNNNNNNNNNNNNNNNNNNNNNNNNNNNNNNNNNNNNNNNNNNNNNNNNNNNNNNNNNNNNNNNNNNNNNNNNNNNNNNNNNNNNNNNNNNNNNNNNNNNNNNNNNNNNNNNNNNNNNNNNNNNNNNNNNNNNNNNNNNNNNNNNNNNNNNNNNNNNNNNNNNNNNNNNNNNNNNNNNNNNNNNNNNNNNNNNNNNNNNNNNNNNNNNNNNNNNNNNNNNNNNNNNNNNNNNNNNNNNNNNNNNNNNNNNNNNNNNNNNNNNNNNNNNNNNNNNNNNNNNNNNNNNNNNNNNNNNNNNNNNNNNNNNNNNNNNNNNNNNNNNNNNNNNNNNNNNNNNNNNNNNNNNNNNNNNNNNNNNNNNNNNNNNNNNNNNNNNNNNNNNNNNNNNNNNNNNNNNNNNNNNNNNNNNNNNNNNNNNNNNNNNNNNNNNNNNNNNNNNNNNNNNNNNNNNNNNNNNNNNNNNNNNNNNNNNNNNNNNNNNNNNNNNNNNNNNNNNNNNNNNNNNNNNNNNNNNNNNNNNNNNNNNNNNNNNNNNNNNNNNNNNNNNNNNNNNNNNNNNNNNNNNNNNNNNNNNNNNNNNNNNNNNNNNNNNNNNNNNNNNNNNNNNNNNNNNNNNNNNNNNNNNNNNNNNNNNNNNNNNNNNNNNNNNNNNNNNNNNNNNNNNNNNNNNNNNNNNNNNNNNNNNNNNNNNNNNNNNNNNNNNNNNNNNNNNNNNNNNNNNNNNNNNNNNNNNNNNNNNNNNNNNNNNNNNNNNNNNNNNNNNNNNNNNNNNNNNNNNNNNNNNNNNNNNNNNNNNNNNNNNNNNNNNNNNNNNNNNNNNNNNNNNNNNNNNNNNNNNNNNNNNNNNNNNNNNNNNNNNNNNNNNNNNNNNNNNNNNNNNNNNNNNNNNNNNNNNNNNNNNNNNNNNNNNNNNNNNNNNNNNNNNNNNNNNNNNNNNNNNNNNNNNNNNNNNNNNNNNNNNNNNNNNNNNNNNNNNNNNNNNNNNNNNNNNNNNNNNNNNNNNNNNNNNNNNNNNNNNNNNNNNNNNNNNNNNNNNNNNNNNNNNNNNNNNNNNNNNNNNNNNNNNNNNNNNNNNNNNNNNNNNNNNNNNNNTCAGGCACATACTGGGTCTGTTCGTCCGGCACATACTGGGGCTATCCATAAGTAGTCTGTTCGTCCGGCACATATTGGGGCCCTTTGGAGGTGGTCTGAACGTACGGCACATACTGGGTCCCTTTGGAGGTGGCCTGTTCGTCAAGGCACATACTGAGTCCCTTCGGAGGTGGCCTGTTCGTCCGGCACATACTGGGGAAATTCAGAGGTGGCCTCAACGCACGGCACATACTGGGGAAATTCAGGGGTGGCCTCaacgcatgcatatgtgtatgNNNNNNNNNNNNNNNNNNNNNNNNNNNNNNNNNNNNNNNNNNNNNNNNNNNNNNNNNNNNNNNNNNNNNNNNNNNNNNNNNNNNNNNNNNNNNNNNNNNNNNNNNNNNNNNNNNNNNNNNNNNNNNNNNNNNNNNNNNNNNNNNNNNNNNNNNNNNNNNNNNNNNNNNNNNNNNNNNNNNNNNNNNNNNNNNNNNNNNNNNNNNNNNNNNNNNNNNNNNNNNNNNNNNNNNNNNNNNNNNNNNNNNNNNNNNNNNNNNNNNNNNNNNNNNNNNNNNNNNNNNNNNNNNNNNNNNNNNNNNNNNNNNNNNNNNNNNNNNNNNNNNNNNNNNNNNNNNNNNNNNNNNNNNNNNNNNNNNNNNNNNNNNNNNNNNNNNNNNNNNNNNNNNNNNNNNNNNNNNNNNNNNNNNNNNNNNNNNNNNNNNNNNNNNNNNNNNNNNNNNNNNNNNNNNNNNNNNNNNNAACCATTTGCAGTATCTNNNNNNNNNNNNNNNNNNNNNNNNNNNNNNTTTATTCACAGAAAAGGACAAATATTCAGGAAGAGCACGCGACAGCGTTGGTCTAGCGAGGGGCGGCGCAGGACGATCCGGGGCCACGCGGGACGTTACACCGACGCCAGACACGCGTCCCAATCTGGCCACAGCTGGGTCTTCAGACGGTCCACGTATGGCCGTAAATTCGCCAGCTCTTCTGGGAACGAATGAAGAATGGACAGACTCCTAATGGAAAATAATGTTTNNNNNNNNNNNNNNNNNNNNNNNNNNNNNNNNNNNNNNNNNNNNNNNNNNNNNNNNNNNNNNNNNNNNNNNNNNNNNNNATGCAATGGTGCTTGTCGAAGACAAATTGTAAATGATAACGTATGTTTTCTGTTATTTGCcattttagatacatatatactgacattTATTGCATTAAAGTTATACAGATTATGAAGTACAATGTTTCCTTTTACATACCATTTATGATAGCATAGTATGGAGAACGACTGTAGTTATACAAGATGTTTGCTAAGAACGCGAACATAGAACAGTCCACTACACATGCCGTGTCACCCATTAGAAAGGGTTTGTCACCTGTANNNNNNNNNNNNNNNNNNNNNNNNNNNNNNNNNNNNNNNNNNNNNNNNNNNNNNNNNNNNNNNNNNNNNNNNNNNNNNNNNNNNNNNNNNNNNNNNNNNNNNNNNNNNNNNNNNNNNNNNNNNNNNNNNNNNNNNNNNNNNNNNNNNNNNNNNNNNNNNNNNNNNNNNNNNNNNNNNNNNNNNNNNNNNNNNNNNNNNNNNNNNNNNNNNNNNNNNNNNNNNNNNNNNNNNNNNNNNNNNNNNNNNNNNNNNNNNNNNNNNNNNNNNNNNNNNNNNNNNNNNNNNNNNNNNNNNNNNNNNNNNNNNNNNNNNNNNNNNNNNNNNNNNNNNNNNNNNNNNNNNNNNNNNNNNNNNNNNNNNNNNNNNNNNNNNNNNNNNNNNNNNNNNNNNNTTTAGGTATACTGCTAACCATTCAAAGTACAAGACATGACAACACGAGAGTTGTATTTGGAGGACAAATATAATCTAGAAGACGACCTACAGCATACCACGAACGCAGCATGGGTAGCATCGCCATGCACCGCCCTTCCCAACATACCGAGGTACTTCGAGAGAGCCAGCAGATCTTCTTTCATCATTGCCCTCACCGCATCGTGCGAGTGGCGACCCACGCCCTGGTGCCACAGTGCATTCTGCTGTTGCCATATGAACAGAGGGAGGAGAAGCCGTTTGTAGAAAGGTAAGCTCATTCCCTCCTTCAGGTTCCTGCCGCCGTCCTCGTTGAAACGCCACGCCCTCAAGCACCTTCGAAGATTGAAGCGATGGTATTACTAGTGATGACAAAGTGACAGAGGGAAGTTACTGATATTCATGTTGATAATGAGAAAACACCGACGGTTACTGCAGGTGTCTGAATGGAAGAAAGAGTCAAGTTGTTAACGGAGTTACAAACCTCAGAGTAGGGGTTCACCTAGAAAAGAGACCACTGCCCTGACGAACGAGGTACTTTTCTCCTCCTGATTCTTAACAAAATGGTAttagatatgaaaaagaaaaaggtagagcCTCAAATACCCTAAGGTCCCTTCTCCTTTTATGAGCGAGTGTCTGATTAGGTAATTAGATTATGATTAACATCCGAAGGGAgaaacctttggaaaaaaaaattatatattcctgAATAGGTAACGATGCTATGTATATTACCTTTCGATGAACGTTTTGTGTTAATTTTGCTAACATTTTTCTCCATTAGAATAAAGGAATAGATGGCTGTGAAATTGTTTCATTGATGTCGAAAAACactttttccaatttaaaaaaatcccattaaAGCTGGAGATATTAGTAAAGTAGTTTCCGCCAAGACGTAAAGTCGCTTCAAtcctaatttttttatatctctccttaATCTTATTTTGATATCATCTTAGCCACATTTCAGAATCACAAATCATGTCGAAAACCAGTCTTACCAGCAAACATGCTCgtcaatcataatagtaaaagcCTTTGCAGCCGCTTTCTGTTTTACCGTCAAGGAGTCTGTCAAATCAATGTTATACTGGCGAGATAGCCTTTCTATGATCAGGTGAGAATCAGTAAGGTCTTCGCCATTGAGAGTAATCCATGGAGTTTTACCTTTCGGTCCGAATGGTTCTTTGTGGTCCACCTGTAAAGTAGAGAAAACGATTTACAGATTCAGGGGTAACTACACTATAATTCTGTCCACCGACTGAGTGAATGCAACAGTGAAAAAAATGTGATTACCAACCTACCAATAACTTATCTATATGAGGAAAGGAAGCATGAattaagcaataacaataacacccgTATCCCTCCTGAATAAACGTTTCagttaaataaaaatgttataacacGGAGGAAGCACCAAATGCGGCAGGCCAGAGAGGCGCAGAAAGGTGAGCAGCTTCAGGACGAAAGGTGACAAGTTTGGGGTGAAACGACCCGGAGAAGGACAGTGTACCACTATCACATCCCTTCCTGCTTGCTGCCATCggctcctgaaaaaaaaaatgcatgtaagtTATAAATTACGTGTCTTCCTACANNNNNNNNNNNNNNNNNNNNNNNNNNNNNNNNNNNNNNNNNNNNNNNNNNNNNNNNNNNNNNNNNNNNNNNNNNNNNNNNNNNNNNNNNNNNNNNNNNNNNNNNNNNNNNNNNNNNNNNNNNNNNNNNNNNNNNNNNNNNNNNNNNNNNNNNNNNNNNNNNNNNNNNNNNNNNNNNNNNNNNNNNNNNNNNNNNNNNNNNNNNNNNNNNNNNNNNNNNNNNNNNNNNNNNNNNNNNNNNNNNNNNNNNNNNNNNNNNNNNNNNNNNNNNNNNNNNNNNNNNNNNNNNNNNNNNNNNNNNNNNNNNNNNNNNNNNNNNNNNNNNNNNNNNNNNNNNNNNNNNNNNNNNNNNNNNNNNNNNNNNNNNNNNNNNNNNNNNNNNNNNNNNNNNNNNNNNNNNNNNNNNNNNNNNNNNNNNNNNNNNNNNNNNNNNNNNNNNNNNNNNNNNNNNNNNNNNNNNNNNNNNNNNNNNNNNNNNNNNNNNNNNNNNNNNNNNNNNNNNNNNNNNNNNNNNNNNNNNNNNNNNNNNNNNNNNNNNNNNNNNNNNNNNNNNNNNNNNNNNNNNNNNNNNNNNNNNNNNNNNNNNNNNNNNNNNNNNNNNNNNNNNNNNNNNNNNNNNNNNNNNNNNNNNNNNNNNNNNNNNNNNNNNNNNNNNNNNNNNNNNNNNNNNNNNNNNNNNNNNNNNNNNNNNNNNNNNNNNNNNNNNNNNNNNNNNNNNNNNNNNNNNNNNNNNNNNNNNNNNNNNNNNNNNNNNNNNNNNAATAACAATTCCAAAAATAGATCTACTTAAATGCATCTCATTCCAACCACCAATTCAATactaccttttcttcttcctgtcgTTCAGATAAAACACTGCCAACCACAATCCTACTGCCGCCACGGACACCATCAGAACTGCACCGTTCATATTGGACCACCACAGCCGACCCATCTCCCACAGGAGGGCCGCGAGAGCCATTGCAAAGGTTTTGCAATGTTCAAAGCGCTGTCGTCTGAGGTTTTGGAGAAGACCACGTTCCACATAGACTGTGATTGTTGATTAAGTGTCTTCGTACCACCTGACTGGCGACAAAATAGCGGGAAAACTGTTTGCGGTTAGGAGGCAATTGAGTTGTTTCAAAAGAGCAAGGGATAGTTAGGCTAAACTGCACAGGGGTTTTGTGTTCTGCTTGCTCAGATTGTGTATAACTGTGTATTNNNNNNNNNNNNNNNNNNNNNNNNNTAGTGAAAAGAGGTAAAGGTAATCTTTGCTGTAAAGTTATGAGTGTCTTGAGATACTGAGTGATTATCATTGATAAGGATACTGTCTTGAAATAAATGtggattttttatgaatttagatCCCACTTTACTTACCCTTATATTTTAAGGTCTACggttatctataaaaaaaaatcaaattccaaATATGTTCTGCAAAGTTTTATCATTTCAACTTATCATTTTGGAAGTGAAGGTACCCAGTGACTCTGTGATGTGACCGTGCGATATGAGATAGTGATCTTTTAAATCTTGGATAACATTCGCTCCAAGTGTGATAAGACCGAGGGTAAAATCTTGTTGGTAAAGTCGGGACTTGTTGCTGAGAGCAGATAAACTGTAATATTGNNNNNNNNNNNNNNNNNNNNNNNNNNNNAGATTTCATAAAACTAATGCTCATCGTTCCTTAATNNNNNNNNNNNNNNNNNNNNNNNNNNNNNNNNNNNNNNNNNNNNNNNNNNNNNNNNNNNNNNNNNNNNNNNNNNNNNNNNNNNNNNNNNNTTTGATACTGTAACTAGATTATGAATAATATCCGATACGAGAAACTTTTGGAAAAAATGCATGCTTGAGTAAGAAACGATGCTGTGTATATCTCCTTacgaaaccctttttttgttaattttgctaGCATTTTTTCcctagaataaataaatagatgactgTTGAATTGCTTCACGGAGTTCGAAGTTCACTTCTTCCAAACTTCAAAAAAGTTCAGGTAATTTCCTTTATGGTGTTATattctatgttttatatattagtgAAGCCACTAAGGCTTCTTAAATATTTCATATCTCTGCGTGATCTTTAatcatattaatgttatcatagccACATTTCAGAATCTTAAATCATGTCTAAAACCAGTTTTACCGGCCAACATGCTCGTTAATCATATTAGTAAAAGCCTGTTCTACTGTCAAGGAGTCTGTCAAATCAGTGTTATACTGGTGATCAGGTGAGAATCAGTAAGGTCCTCGCCATTGAGAGTTATCCATAGAGTTTTATCTTCCGTCCGAACGGTTTTTTGTGGTCCACCTGTAAAGCTGAGAAAACGACTTATATATTCAGGGGTAGCTCTGTTATAATTTGTCATCTCATTGAATGAATACAGTAGTGAAAAAATGCGACCTAAAAGTAACAGTTATACCTCTATTcctcataaatatatactttttaagaaCTAAAAATGTGTTAGAAAATGGAGGACGCACCACTTACGGTAGGTCAGCGAGgcacaaaaaggtaaaaaggtgAGCAGCTTCAGGACAAAGGACAGTGAACC contains these protein-coding regions:
- the LOC119588860 gene encoding craniofacial development protein 2-like; translated protein: MGDFNTKIGSNKDHVACGNFGLGETKERGEMILDWMENNNLIAMDTCFRHRLKEKVTWVSPDGRYMNMIDFIIIRRIERVEVRDCRSLVSADCDSDHHMKSPATKPWIANECWRLIQKRKKERKRTQMEKATEQQLRGQRRP
- the LOC119588588 gene encoding failed axon connections homolog is translated as MALAALLWEMGRLWWSNMNGAVLMVSVAAVGLWLAVFYLNDRKKKRSRWQQAGRDVIVVHCPSPGRFTPNLSPFVLKLLTFLRLSGLPHLVDHKEPFGPKGKTPWITLNGEDLTDSHLIIERLSRQYNIDLTDSLTVKQKAAAKAFTIMIDEHVCWCLRAWRFNEDGGRNLKEGMSLPFYKRLLLPLFIWQQQNALWHQGVGRHSHDAVRAMMKEDLLALSKYLGDKPFLMGDTACVVDCSMFAFLANILYNYSRSPYYAIINEELANLRPYVDRLKTQLWPDWDACLASV